In Limnobaculum parvum, one DNA window encodes the following:
- a CDS encoding glycerophosphoryl diester phosphodiesterase, whose translation MRTIFAHRGVSSLAPENTLSAIKLCTDYQVRWFECDIDILHDGTIVLFHDSTLDRCTNRSGSLFALNRQDLDQIDAGNWFGDEYRDERIPTLEQLIAMMNQYQLNANIEIKSGDVSAEASHRLLAGLDRALNQLDDGREYIISSFNPMLLAEFKRLRPQARVACLFETHTLNDDWHMIMEWTGAECIHPQNEGLTQQQVQLFKSKGYQVNVWTVNTKDRANQLFNWGVDGIFTDFPQHLPKYSQLNDV comes from the coding sequence ATGAGAACTATTTTCGCCCATCGGGGCGTGTCATCACTGGCGCCAGAAAATACCTTATCTGCCATTAAGCTATGTACTGACTATCAGGTGCGCTGGTTTGAGTGTGATATTGATATTCTTCACGACGGCACCATTGTACTGTTTCATGACTCCACTCTCGATCGCTGTACCAACCGTTCCGGTTCGCTGTTTGCATTAAATCGGCAAGACTTGGATCAGATTGATGCCGGAAACTGGTTTGGTGATGAATATCGCGACGAACGCATTCCTACTCTGGAACAGCTGATAGCGATGATGAACCAGTATCAGCTAAACGCCAATATTGAAATCAAATCCGGTGATGTCAGTGCAGAAGCCAGCCATCGTTTGCTGGCAGGATTAGATCGAGCGTTAAATCAGCTTGATGACGGGCGGGAATATATTATTTCTAGCTTCAATCCAATGCTGTTGGCGGAGTTTAAGCGATTACGACCTCAGGCTCGAGTCGCTTGCCTGTTTGAAACCCATACGCTAAACGATGATTGGCATATGATTATGGAATGGACAGGAGCGGAGTGTATTCATCCTCAAAATGAAGGGCTGACTCAACAGCAGGTACAGCTGTTTAAAAGTAAAGGCTATCAGGTCAATGTCTGGACGGTTAACACCAAAGATCGCGCCAATCAGCTGTTTAACTGGGGGGTGGATGGCATCTTCACCGATTTTCCGCAGCACTTACCCAAATATTCACAGCTCAATGACGTATAG
- the trmJ gene encoding tRNA (cytosine(32)/uridine(32)-2'-O)-methyltransferase TrmJ — protein MSELISEKIGLDNIRIVLVETSHTGNMGSTARAMKTMGLTNLYLVNPLVKPDSQAIALAAGASDIIGNATIVDTLDQALEGCRLVVGTSARSRTLQWPMLEPRECGVKMCQESSQAPVALVFGRERVGLTNDELQKCHYHVAIPANPDYSSLNLAMAVQILAYEIRVAWLDQQESNKPQAVVVEDDVYPLAEDLERFYQHLESVLLNIGFIRAAHPGQVMNKLRRLINRARPESQELNILRGILSAIDNPDTRNRQK, from the coding sequence ATGTCAGAGCTTATCTCCGAGAAAATTGGACTGGATAATATCCGTATCGTGCTAGTCGAAACCTCCCATACTGGCAACATGGGTTCTACCGCCAGAGCCATGAAAACCATGGGGCTGACAAATTTATATTTGGTGAATCCACTGGTAAAACCTGATTCGCAAGCCATCGCTTTGGCTGCTGGTGCCAGCGATATTATCGGTAATGCCACCATTGTCGATACCTTGGATCAGGCATTAGAAGGATGCCGTCTGGTGGTGGGTACTAGCGCGCGTTCCCGTACTCTACAGTGGCCAATGCTAGAACCGCGGGAATGCGGCGTAAAAATGTGTCAGGAGTCATCTCAGGCACCGGTAGCGCTAGTTTTTGGTCGCGAACGAGTTGGCCTGACGAATGATGAACTGCAAAAGTGCCATTATCACGTAGCGATTCCTGCCAATCCGGATTACAGCTCGTTAAATCTGGCGATGGCGGTACAGATTCTGGCTTATGAAATTCGTGTTGCCTGGTTGGATCAGCAAGAGAGCAATAAACCACAAGCCGTGGTAGTGGAAGATGATGTTTATCCACTGGCAGAAGATTTGGAGCGTTTCTATCAGCATCTGGAATCGGTACTGTTGAATATCGGTTTTATTCGCGCGGCTCACCCAGGGCAAGTGATGAATAAACTGCGCCGCTTAATTAATCGTGCTCGCCCAGAGAGTCAGGAATTAAACATTCTGCGCGGGATTTTAAGTGCTATAGATAATCCCGATACAAGAAATAGGCAGAAATAA
- the iscR gene encoding Fe-S cluster assembly transcriptional regulator IscR, protein MRLTSKGRYAVTAMLDVALHSQDGPVPLADISERQGISLSYLEQLFSRLRKNGLVTSVRGPGGGYLLGKDAGDIAVGAVISAVDESVDATRCMGSGGCQSGTRCLTHTLWHDLSERISSFLNEITLSELVKNQEILDVADRQNNETQGSVTSTHRVFDEAKKINLRA, encoded by the coding sequence ATGAGACTGACATCAAAAGGTCGCTATGCAGTAACAGCCATGTTGGACGTGGCTTTGCACTCACAAGACGGACCTGTCCCTTTAGCTGATATTTCCGAACGTCAGGGGATTTCTTTGTCTTATCTTGAGCAATTGTTCTCCCGTTTGCGCAAGAATGGTTTAGTGACCAGTGTTCGCGGTCCTGGTGGCGGCTATTTGCTGGGCAAAGATGCCGGTGATATTGCCGTAGGTGCAGTTATCAGTGCGGTTGATGAATCTGTCGATGCCACGCGTTGCATGGGAAGCGGTGGATGCCAAAGTGGTACGCGTTGTCTGACCCATACCCTGTGGCACGATCTGAGTGAACGGATCAGCAGTTTCCTCAATGAAATTACGCTGTCTGAATTGGTGAAAAATCAAGAAATTCTGGATGTAGCCGACCGTCAAAATAACGAAACTCAAGGTTCGGTTACCAGCACTCATCGTGTATTCGATGAGGCAAAAAAGATCAATCTGCGCGCTTAA
- the hscA gene encoding Fe-S protein assembly chaperone HscA, whose translation MALLQISEPGMTAAPHQRRLAAGIDLGTTNSLVATVRSGQAETLPDDHGRHLLPSVVHYQHEGTDVGWSARAQAAVDPSNTLSSVKRMMGRSLNDIVQRYPNLPYQLQASENGLPVIVTASGMVNPIQVSAEILTTLAKRAQDTLGGDLDGVVITVPAYFDDAQRQGTKDAARLAGLHVLRLLNEPTAAAIAYGLDSGQEGIIAVYDLGGGTFDISILRLSRGVFEVLATGGDSALGGDDFDHLLADWLREQAGFGGHSDHQLQRQLLDAAIAAKIALSDSSRAEVRVGHWQGTVTRQVFDDLISSLVKKTLLACRRALKDAGVSADQVLEVVMVGGSTRVPLVRTLVGEFFGRTPLTTIDPDRVVAIGAAIQADVLVGNKPDSDILLLDVIPLSLGIETMGGLVEKIIPRNTTIPVARAQEFTTFKDGQTAMMVHVLQGERELVDDCRSLARFTLRGLPPMPAGGAHIRITYQVDADGLLSVTAMEKSTNVQASIQVKPSYGLSDDEIATMIKDSMTNAQQDVSARMLAEQKVEAARVLESLNAALNSDSELLTETERVEIDSAIRQLQTVMQGSDAAKIEASIKTLDSVTQDFAARRMDSSIRRALAGHSVDEV comes from the coding sequence ATGGCTTTATTACAAATTAGCGAACCGGGGATGACGGCAGCACCCCATCAACGCCGGCTCGCAGCGGGTATCGATTTAGGTACCACTAATTCTCTGGTTGCCACTGTCCGCAGCGGGCAAGCCGAAACGTTACCCGACGATCACGGGCGCCATTTACTGCCTTCCGTTGTGCATTATCAACATGAAGGAACGGATGTCGGCTGGAGCGCGCGCGCTCAGGCGGCGGTCGATCCTTCTAATACCCTAAGCTCGGTGAAACGAATGATGGGTCGCTCACTGAACGATATTGTTCAACGCTATCCTAATCTGCCTTACCAGCTGCAAGCCAGTGAGAATGGTTTACCGGTTATTGTAACGGCAAGTGGAATGGTCAATCCGATTCAGGTCTCAGCAGAGATTCTGACGACGCTGGCAAAACGTGCTCAGGATACATTAGGTGGCGATCTTGATGGTGTAGTGATTACTGTTCCTGCTTATTTTGACGACGCTCAACGTCAGGGCACCAAAGATGCTGCTCGTTTAGCGGGTTTGCATGTGTTGCGCCTGTTAAATGAACCCACGGCGGCGGCTATTGCTTACGGTCTGGATTCAGGACAGGAAGGGATCATCGCCGTTTATGACTTGGGTGGCGGTACCTTTGATATCTCGATTCTTCGCCTGAGCCGTGGTGTGTTTGAAGTGCTGGCAACCGGCGGTGATTCCGCTTTGGGCGGCGATGATTTCGACCATCTATTGGCTGACTGGCTGCGTGAACAGGCCGGTTTTGGCGGCCACAGCGATCACCAGCTTCAGCGTCAGCTATTGGATGCGGCGATAGCCGCCAAGATTGCGCTTAGCGATAGTAGCCGTGCTGAGGTTAGAGTGGGTCATTGGCAGGGTACGGTGACCCGCCAAGTGTTTGACGATCTGATTTCGTCGCTGGTGAAAAAAACATTATTAGCCTGCCGCCGCGCACTGAAAGATGCCGGCGTCAGTGCAGATCAAGTGCTGGAAGTGGTTATGGTGGGCGGCTCCACCCGCGTGCCATTAGTGCGTACTTTGGTAGGTGAGTTTTTTGGTCGCACTCCTTTGACCACGATCGACCCCGATCGGGTAGTCGCGATTGGCGCAGCTATTCAGGCCGATGTGCTGGTAGGTAATAAACCAGATTCAGACATTTTATTATTAGACGTTATTCCGCTTTCGCTGGGGATTGAGACGATGGGGGGATTGGTGGAAAAGATTATTCCACGTAATACCACTATCCCGGTGGCCAGAGCACAAGAGTTCACCACCTTTAAAGATGGCCAGACTGCGATGATGGTACACGTGCTGCAGGGCGAGCGTGAGCTAGTTGATGACTGTCGTTCACTGGCACGTTTTACACTGCGAGGCTTACCGCCAATGCCCGCCGGTGGTGCACATATTCGCATTACCTATCAGGTGGATGCGGATGGTTTACTTAGCGTTACGGCGATGGAAAAGTCCACCAACGTACAGGCGTCGATTCAAGTGAAACCGTCTTATGGCCTAAGCGACGATGAAATCGCCACCATGATTAAAGACTCAATGACCAACGCACAGCAAGATGTTAGCGCTCGTATGCTGGCGGAACAAAAAGTAGAGGCCGCCCGCGTACTGGAAAGCCTGAATGCTGCTTTGAACAGCGATAGCGAACTGCTCACTGAAACTGAACGCGTCGAAATAGATAGCGCTATCAGACAACTACAAACTGTTATGCAGGGTAGTGATGCTGCGAAGATAGAGGCGTCTATTAAGACACTGGATTCTGTAACTCAAGATTTTGCCGCCCGCCGTATGGATTCATCAATACGTCGTGCTTTGGCGGGTCATTCTGTAGATGAGGTTTAA
- the iscU gene encoding Fe-S cluster assembly scaffold IscU has translation MAYSEKVIEHYENPRNVGSFDNEDPTVGSGMVGAPACGDVMKLQIKVNDQGIIEDARFKTYGCGSAIASSSLITEWVKGKSLDQAGAIKNTEIAEELALPPVKIHCSILAEDAIKAAIADYKNKHSSK, from the coding sequence ATGGCTTACAGCGAAAAAGTTATTGAACACTACGAGAATCCTCGTAACGTAGGTTCATTTGATAATGAAGACCCTACCGTTGGTAGCGGTATGGTGGGTGCGCCAGCCTGTGGCGACGTAATGAAATTGCAGATTAAAGTTAACGATCAGGGTATTATTGAAGATGCCCGTTTTAAAACTTATGGCTGCGGTTCGGCGATTGCTTCCAGCTCTCTGATTACCGAGTGGGTTAAAGGTAAATCTTTAGATCAGGCCGGCGCAATTAAAAACACTGAAATTGCTGAAGAACTGGCGTTACCGCCGGTTAAAATCCATTGCTCTATTTTGGCAGAAGATGCCATCAAAGCAGCCATTGCGGATTATAAAAACAAACATAGTAGTAAATAA
- a CDS encoding nickel/cobalt transporter: MPLIKRKPNNFSGRFWPLYLCLIILVLLAALVWLKWPDFLLQSSVWQKQLHQQLVSLLQQVKQFPLESGGMLMLFSFIYGVLHSAGPGHGKVIITAYLATHPLKLRASLLLTLAASLVQGVVAILLVTVVLSLFQLSTRTIHQSNFWMEKGSYLLIVLVGGILCCRAIRQLSRMAKQKSAPQMIKINSLTPLELGHVHSANCGCGHRHLPTADELEVSGGWKTNLAIILSIGIRPCSGAILVLLFSKVIDAYPWGIAAAMVMALGTATTISLLALFVHYARRLAEKVTATRQRPEWSKVALISFSLFGGVMLILFGLVLYYGVSPAVSGGLRYFG, from the coding sequence ATGCCATTAATAAAGCGTAAACCCAATAATTTCTCTGGCCGTTTTTGGCCTCTATACCTTTGCCTGATTATTCTTGTATTGCTGGCTGCGCTGGTTTGGTTAAAGTGGCCAGACTTTCTATTACAAAGCTCTGTTTGGCAAAAGCAACTGCATCAACAACTGGTTTCATTGTTACAGCAGGTTAAGCAATTTCCGCTGGAAAGCGGCGGCATGCTGATGTTATTCAGCTTTATCTACGGCGTACTTCATTCCGCCGGGCCGGGGCACGGCAAGGTGATTATCACCGCCTATCTCGCGACTCATCCCTTGAAACTGCGGGCCAGCCTGTTATTAACTTTAGCGGCTTCGTTGGTACAGGGCGTGGTGGCAATTTTGCTGGTTACCGTGGTGCTTTCACTATTTCAGCTTTCAACCCGAACCATTCATCAAAGTAATTTCTGGATGGAGAAGGGCAGCTATTTGCTGATTGTGTTGGTGGGAGGCATTCTTTGCTGCCGAGCTATACGGCAATTGAGTCGTATGGCAAAACAAAAATCTGCACCACAAATGATTAAAATAAATTCTCTGACACCGCTGGAACTCGGACATGTGCATAGTGCCAACTGTGGATGTGGTCATCGTCATTTACCTACCGCCGATGAGTTGGAGGTTTCCGGTGGATGGAAAACCAATCTAGCGATTATTCTTTCTATTGGTATTCGCCCTTGTTCTGGCGCAATTCTGGTATTACTGTTTTCTAAAGTGATTGATGCTTATCCGTGGGGAATAGCCGCAGCGATGGTGATGGCGCTGGGTACTGCCACAACCATCTCTCTGCTAGCGCTGTTTGTTCATTATGCTCGACGGCTAGCGGAAAAAGTGACGGCAACCCGCCAGCGCCCTGAATGGAGCAAGGTGGCGCTTATTTCTTTTTCATTATTCGGTGGTGTGATGCTGATTCTGTTTGGCTTGGTTCTGTATTATGGTGTGTCGCCAGCGGTATCCGGTGGATTACGCTATTTTGGGTGA
- the suhB gene encoding inositol-1-monophosphatase codes for MHPMLNIAVRAARKAGNLIAKFYETPDAVEASQKGNNDFVTNVDREAEHLIIDVIRKAYPQHTIISEERGELAGEDQDVQWIIDPLDGTSNFIKRFPHFSVSIAVRVKGRTEVAVVYDPMRNELFTATRGQGAQLNGYRLRGTNAKDLSGTVLATGFPFKAKQHSATYINMVGKLFTQCADFRRTGSAALDLAYVASSRVDGFFEIGLKPWDFAAGELLVRESGGIVTDFVGGHNSYVSGNVVAGNPRVVKALLSTVRDELSDALKR; via the coding sequence ATGCATCCTATGCTGAACATCGCCGTACGTGCTGCACGTAAGGCCGGCAATCTGATCGCCAAGTTTTATGAAACACCTGACGCCGTTGAAGCAAGCCAAAAAGGTAACAATGACTTTGTCACCAACGTTGATCGCGAAGCAGAACATCTGATTATTGATGTTATCCGTAAAGCTTATCCTCAACATACCATCATCAGTGAAGAACGCGGTGAACTGGCTGGAGAAGACCAGGATGTACAATGGATTATCGATCCGCTGGATGGCACCTCCAACTTTATTAAACGATTCCCACACTTCAGCGTCTCTATTGCTGTGCGCGTAAAAGGCCGCACGGAAGTTGCTGTGGTGTACGATCCTATGCGTAATGAACTGTTTACCGCGACCCGCGGTCAGGGCGCGCAGCTAAATGGCTACCGTTTACGTGGTACAAACGCGAAAGATCTTTCCGGCACCGTTCTGGCTACCGGTTTCCCATTCAAAGCAAAACAGCACTCTGCGACCTATATCAATATGGTTGGCAAGTTGTTCACCCAATGCGCGGACTTCCGCCGCACCGGCTCAGCCGCGTTAGATCTGGCTTATGTTGCTTCTTCTCGCGTTGATGGCTTCTTTGAAATTGGTCTGAAACCGTGGGATTTTGCTGCTGGCGAACTGCTGGTACGCGAGTCTGGCGGTATCGTGACTGACTTCGTTGGCGGACATAACTCTTATGTTTCAGGCAACGTTGTGGCAGGTAATCCACGCGTGGTGAAAGCTCTGCTTTCAACCGTACGTGATGAGTTAAGCGATGCATTAAAGCGTTAA
- a CDS encoding IscS subfamily cysteine desulfurase produces MKLPIYLDYSATTPVDPRVAEKMMQYLTLDGIFGNPASRSHRFGWQAEEAVDIARNQIAELVGADPREIVFTSGATEADNLAIKGAANFYQKKGKHIITSKTEHKAVLDTCRQLEREGYEVTYLAPQANGIIDLSELEATMRDDTCVVSIMHVNNEIGVVQDIATIGEMCRSRGIIFHVDATQSVGKLPIDLSQLKVDLMSFSGHKIYGPKGIGALYVRRKPRIRIEAQMHGGGHERGMRSGTLPVHQIVGMGEAYRIAKEEMSTEMSRLRALRNRLWDGLKDIEEVHLNGCLEQGVSSILNVSFNYVEGESLIMALKDLAVSSGSACTSASLEPSYVLRALGMSDELAHSSIRFSLGRFTTEEEIDYTIDLVKKSIGRLRDLSPLWDMFKQGVDISTIEWSHH; encoded by the coding sequence ATGAAATTACCTATCTATCTGGACTACTCAGCAACAACACCGGTCGACCCGCGCGTTGCCGAGAAGATGATGCAGTATTTGACCCTTGATGGCATTTTCGGTAACCCTGCCTCGCGTTCTCACCGTTTTGGCTGGCAGGCAGAAGAGGCAGTCGATATTGCCCGTAACCAGATTGCAGAGCTGGTGGGTGCCGATCCTCGTGAGATTGTGTTTACCTCTGGTGCTACGGAAGCCGATAACTTGGCGATTAAAGGTGCAGCTAATTTTTACCAAAAGAAAGGTAAGCACATCATTACCAGTAAAACGGAACATAAAGCCGTACTGGATACCTGCCGTCAACTGGAGCGCGAAGGTTACGAAGTGACTTATTTAGCGCCACAGGCTAACGGAATTATCGATTTAAGCGAGTTAGAAGCAACCATGCGTGATGACACTTGTGTGGTCTCTATCATGCATGTGAACAATGAAATCGGTGTGGTTCAGGATATCGCTACCATTGGTGAAATGTGCCGTAGTCGCGGTATTATTTTCCACGTGGATGCTACCCAGAGTGTGGGTAAGTTACCGATTGACCTGTCGCAGCTGAAAGTTGACCTGATGTCATTTTCCGGCCATAAAATTTATGGGCCAAAAGGTATTGGTGCTCTCTATGTTCGTCGTAAACCACGGATAAGAATTGAAGCTCAAATGCACGGTGGCGGCCACGAACGCGGTATGCGTTCAGGTACGTTACCGGTGCACCAAATTGTTGGCATGGGTGAGGCTTACCGAATTGCCAAAGAAGAGATGTCCACCGAGATGTCTCGTCTTCGGGCTTTGCGTAATCGCCTGTGGGACGGTCTGAAAGACATCGAAGAAGTTCACCTGAACGGCTGCTTAGAACAGGGTGTTTCCAGCATTCTTAACGTGAGTTTTAACTACGTTGAAGGTGAATCATTGATAATGGCCTTAAAAGATTTGGCTGTTTCTTCTGGTTCAGCCTGTACTTCTGCAAGCCTAGAGCCTTCTTATGTGTTACGTGCTTTAGGTATGAGTGATGAATTGGCACATAGCTCAATTCGCTTCTCTCTGGGGCGTTTTACTACTGAAGAAGAGATCGATTACACCATTGATTTAGTCAAGAAGTCGATTGGCCGCCTGCGTGACCTTTCTCCACTGTGGGATATGTTCAAACAGGGCGTGGATATCAGTACCATTGAGTGGTCTCATCATTAA
- the iscX gene encoding Fe-S cluster assembly protein IscX, which translates to MSLTWKDSREIGEALYDQFPDTDPKTVRFTDLHRWVCELEDFEDDPNASNEKILEAILLVWLDEAE; encoded by the coding sequence ATGAGTTTAACCTGGAAAGACAGTCGTGAAATTGGTGAAGCGCTGTACGATCAGTTTCCGGATACCGATCCAAAAACGGTACGCTTCACGGACTTACACCGCTGGGTGTGCGAGCTGGAAGATTTTGAAGATGATCCTAACGCCTCAAACGAGAAGATCCTCGAGGCGATTCTGTTAGTCTGGTTGGATGAAGCAGAATAA
- the hscB gene encoding co-chaperone HscB: MDYFTLFNLPVHYVVDASSLSSRYQELQRQYHPDRYATASESERLQSVQRAATINDAYQTLKDPLRRAEYLLSLNGIDVRNEQQTMHDTVFLMEQLELREELDGIEQRNVSQKETELVLSAFSQRVEKMTRQRSEQLKQELDSQNWKSAADTVRKLSFLDKLQQQVEQLEEKLFDA, translated from the coding sequence ATGGACTATTTCACACTGTTTAACCTTCCGGTCCACTACGTAGTGGATGCTTCATCGCTTTCATCCCGTTATCAGGAATTACAGCGTCAATACCACCCTGACCGTTATGCGACGGCTTCTGAGAGTGAACGTCTCCAGTCGGTTCAGCGCGCTGCAACGATTAATGATGCTTATCAAACGTTGAAAGATCCGCTGCGTCGTGCAGAATACTTGTTGTCTCTTAACGGAATCGATGTCAGAAATGAACAGCAAACCATGCATGATACCGTGTTCCTGATGGAGCAACTGGAGCTGCGTGAAGAGCTGGACGGCATTGAACAGCGTAATGTCAGTCAGAAAGAAACCGAATTAGTACTGTCTGCCTTTAGCCAACGAGTAGAAAAAATGACCCGGCAGCGCAGTGAGCAACTAAAACAAGAATTGGATAGCCAGAACTGGAAGAGTGCGGCAGATACCGTACGTAAACTGAGTTTTCTGGATAAGCTTCAACAGCAGGTCGAACAACTGGAAGAAAAGTTATTCGACGCCTGA
- the iscA gene encoding iron-sulfur cluster assembly protein IscA, with protein MAITMSDSAALRVQTFLSNRGKGVGLRLGVRTSGCSGMAYVLEFVDELHDEDTVFEDKGVKVIVDAKSLVYLDGTELDFVKEGLNEGFKFNNPNISSECGCGESFNV; from the coding sequence ATGGCGATTACCATGAGCGACAGCGCCGCATTGCGCGTTCAGACATTTTTATCTAATCGTGGCAAAGGCGTTGGCCTGCGCTTGGGGGTAAGAACGTCTGGCTGTTCCGGGATGGCGTATGTTCTTGAGTTTGTTGACGAATTACACGATGAAGATACGGTGTTTGAAGACAAGGGCGTTAAGGTAATCGTCGATGCAAAAAGCCTGGTCTATCTGGATGGCACCGAGTTGGATTTTGTTAAAGAAGGCCTGAATGAAGGGTTTAAATTTAATAACCCTAATATTTCAAGTGAATGTGGTTGTGGCGAAAGTTTTAACGTCTAG
- the fdx gene encoding ISC system 2Fe-2S type ferredoxin has product MPKIVFLPHQDLCPDGAVVEAKEGETILDAALRNGIEVEHACEMSCACTTCHCVVREGFDSLAESSELEDDMLDKAWGLEPESRLSCQAKVTDEDLVVELPRYTVNHAREH; this is encoded by the coding sequence ATGCCTAAGATAGTGTTCCTACCCCATCAGGACTTATGTCCAGACGGTGCGGTTGTCGAAGCAAAAGAGGGTGAAACCATATTAGACGCCGCGTTACGTAACGGTATTGAAGTGGAACATGCCTGTGAAATGTCCTGTGCTTGTACTACCTGCCACTGCGTTGTGCGTGAAGGATTTGATTCACTGGCGGAAAGCAGCGAGTTAGAAGACGACATGCTGGATAAAGCTTGGGGACTGGAGCCAGAGAGCCGTTTAAGCTGTCAGGCGAAAGTTACCGATGAGGATCTGGTGGTTGAGCTTCCTCGCTATACGGTTAACCATGCCCGCGAGCATTAA
- the pepB gene encoding aminopeptidase PepB has translation MTNQFMPVYLSHEPANAVWGDKALLSTNSDGMTIHLHGNGKLGAIQRAARKIDGQGIKKIKLAGEGWDLERSWSFWQGFRGPKGERNVEWAALEQQEQQELERRLQIIDWVRDTINMPAEELGPEQLVKRTVDLFCNIACDAVNYRIVKGEALREQNYMGLYTVGRGSEREPALLALDYNPTGNPDAPVYASLVGKGITFDSGGYSMKQSAFMDSMKSDMGGAATIAGALALAISRGLKQRVKLFLCCADNLVSGNAFKLGDIIRYRNGKTVEVMNTDAEGRLVLADGLIDAEAQNPQMIIDCATLTGAAKMALGNDYHALFSFDDALANEMLNSANSENEPFWRLPLAEFHRSQLPSNFAELNNMAGAAYTAGASTAAAFLSHFVKNYQQGWIHIDCSATYRKGAVDQWSAGATGLGVRAIANLLLK, from the coding sequence ATGACGAATCAATTTATGCCTGTTTATCTTTCCCATGAACCTGCAAATGCGGTTTGGGGAGACAAAGCCTTGTTGAGTACCAACAGTGACGGAATGACCATTCACCTTCATGGGAATGGCAAGCTGGGTGCTATTCAACGCGCAGCCCGTAAGATCGACGGTCAGGGTATCAAAAAAATTAAACTGGCGGGAGAAGGCTGGGATTTAGAACGCAGTTGGAGTTTCTGGCAAGGCTTCCGTGGACCAAAGGGCGAAAGAAACGTCGAGTGGGCGGCACTGGAGCAGCAAGAACAACAAGAGTTGGAGCGCCGTTTACAGATTATTGACTGGGTTCGTGACACCATTAATATGCCAGCGGAAGAACTGGGGCCTGAACAGTTGGTTAAGCGCACGGTTGATCTGTTCTGCAACATTGCTTGTGATGCAGTGAACTACCGCATTGTTAAAGGTGAAGCACTGCGTGAACAGAACTACATGGGTCTTTATACTGTAGGCCGTGGCTCTGAGCGCGAGCCCGCTCTGCTGGCTCTGGATTACAACCCAACCGGCAATCCAGACGCACCGGTATATGCCAGTTTAGTCGGTAAAGGTATCACCTTTGACTCCGGTGGTTACAGCATGAAGCAAAGCGCCTTTATGGACTCAATGAAGTCCGATATGGGCGGTGCGGCGACCATCGCCGGTGCATTGGCATTAGCGATTAGCCGTGGTTTAAAGCAACGTGTAAAACTGTTCCTGTGCTGTGCTGATAACTTGGTGAGCGGTAATGCTTTCAAGTTAGGTGATATTATTCGTTATCGAAATGGTAAAACCGTTGAAGTCATGAATACGGATGCAGAAGGGCGTCTAGTATTAGCGGATGGCCTGATTGATGCGGAAGCGCAAAACCCACAGATGATTATTGATTGCGCCACTCTCACTGGCGCAGCAAAAATGGCGTTAGGTAATGATTACCACGCGCTGTTTAGTTTCGACGATGCGCTGGCAAATGAGATGTTAAATAGTGCTAATAGCGAAAACGAACCGTTCTGGCGTTTACCGCTGGCCGAGTTCCACCGTAGCCAACTGCCATCAAATTTTGCGGAATTAAATAATATGGCCGGCGCGGCCTATACTGCCGGTGCCAGCACCGCCGCTGCTTTCCTGTCTCACTTTGTGAAAAATTATCAGCAGGGTTGGATCCATATTGATTGCTCGGCAACTTACCGTAAAGGCGCGGTTGACCAGTGGTCGGCGGGTGCAACGGGGTTAGGGGTTCGTGCGATAGCTAATTTGCTGCTGAAGTAG